A window of Daucus carota subsp. sativus chromosome 2, DH1 v3.0, whole genome shotgun sequence genomic DNA:
TTAAAGTACATAACACAAATAGTTTTACATTCCATTTCATGCCtcaaaaaataccaaaattataTTGTACATCCATCAAATTACTGGTAGTGCAGAGAGGGTTGTGGTGAATTTGCTTTGCCTCAGCTTAAAATTTGAGGATTTGACTAGCTCTGTCGTTCTTTTGCAGCAGACTGCTCCATGAGATATCTACAAAAAacaataagaaaatatattttcaacttAACAAAGCTATAAGATTAGAATGATTCAATTACAATACTGCAGTAAAATATGAACCTAAATATAGTAACTGCAGGTTAGATACAATAACATAAACATAAAACTTgagaagagaagaagagagATGATATAAAAGAGTCCCTTGGTCCATGCCCAGGAATAACTGATGCTGACCAAGTCAAGCAGCTCCACACTTCAAATTACAACACAATCATTATTTAACTTCTAATACTTCCTCTATTTTCATTAGTAGTACATCTCATTTGCAGAACGTATATACAAACTGGTAAAAAGATCAAATTTACCAAAATTATCACCCCTCACAAATGAATAAGTTAAAATTCCACTGGACTACTCAAATTCAGCTTAAAAGTCAATATTAAATGTTAAGGCCTACGGTTATATGTGACATATTAATAAACTCTCAAGAAGTCTTCGAAGAGCACTTCATTGGTCTCAAGTCTGTCTTCTACACTTGCTGAAATTCTTTCGaggatttttaaaaacaaaagaaaaacaattttcaGCTTACAAAAAAGAATCAAGCGTCGTAAGACTTACTTGCAAGTGTAGAAGCCTGCAGAATACCAAGCATTAAAGACAACACTAAGATCTGTTTTGGAGCTGCAACTTTGTGCCGATTTCCCTATATCTGTCTCCAGCTTCATCTCTTCATCTGCAATACATAACATGATGGAGGTCACAAAAAGCTAGATCATAATATACCATATTTTGAAAGCAAATACGTGAAAAGACAAATTGATTAAATAGTAGCTAAAAGATTTCACCGAGTGGACATGCACAGTCCACAGGAGCAATCACAGTAAGCTTCTTTATCTCGAATTTAAACAAACAATGAATGCATGTACAGCGAAATGCATAGATTTCAGTACGTTTCTCTTTGAACTTTAAAAGATATAgctatatgaatatataattgaaaatatcTTAGGTTACTTTATTGGTTTGACCCCCTATCATCTTGGTCCCACAATATGCTTGGGGAGAGATTCATATTGGCTTAAGACccagtgaaataattaaattgctGAGGCATCAAGACAAATTCTGATTAACATTATACCCTGCTACTGATTGGCATCGAGTTTAATTGGATCGAAAATCTCAAAGTGTTTGCCATTTGATACATTTGTAATGAGTACTAGTACTTCAGACATATGAATTAAAAGTAACAAGATGTTAAGAAAGATATACAGAACTTAGAGGTGCTCAGAACAAACAAATTTCAGCTGCCAAATTGTTTTTAACTATAGATGATTATTTACTAATATCAACATAGCTTACCTTTGCTTGTGTTGGCATCACCAGAAGCTTTGAATTTCAACGCAGAAAGCGCCCTATCAGCAGCTCCCAATGCTGTATTAACCAGATCATCTTTTCCAATGGATGAAGAATTTGCATTGTAACTCAATGCTGAGGTATTATGACCAAATTCACCAGCACAAGTTCCACTAGTACATGCTGGCAATGAAGTGCATGGACCCAACATACATGGACATATACAGGAGCAACAAGGGTGTGCTGCAGCTGAGCTCTGTGGTTGGGGTTTTAGCACTTGATTATCTTGCGAGGCAGAAGTTCTGTCCCTTTGTACTACAGTATCAGTTGGACAAGAAGCTTGTGCTGGTACTTGATGTTCTTGAGAAGCTGAGTTGGTACCCCATTGCATGCTGGAATCATAACCTCCATAATCCCAAGATCCATATTGGTAAAGTTGGTTCAAAATCTTTTGTCTCTGCTCCTCAACCTCATAATATTGACTTAGCAAGTGATTATAATCCTCTGTGTATTGTGTATTTGAATAGCCATTATGCAAATTTTGGCCATCTTCATGTTGTAAACTTTGGCCATCTTTGCCCAGAAGACTAATATTTTCTTGTGGAAGATTGACAGCCCCTTTTGTTTCTAATTTTGATGAAACAGTGCTCACATTGGTCTCCAAATCTCTATAGCGCTCAAAAAGGCAAAAGGAGATATTTTAGCATTGGTTGTACAACTTATTGGCCCAGAAAACATAATTTGAGGAATCAGAAAACATGACATATCAAAGTTTCATTTGTATGGTTAAAGTGACCATATTGCTTTGCCCTGTAACATATCAGATTATTATATATACGACATAGGAGTTTAATGGTCTTGTTTTAGACCAATCCTCTACAGTTTCAAGTTAACAATATTCATAACAAGTAAAAACTAAAGAAACAAGCAATTTAGAATGCAATTGGATTAATTTAGACAGCAACCTCGGAACCTCATTACTTCCCGACACAAGAGCTGCAGTATCTTGTTCTTCACTGCCTACATCTTCCCCTCCCGTGGATGTACTCTTCTGACCCTCCTTTCCATGCATTGCctgaaccaaaaaaaaaatcatcaaaacttAGCAACATCACAGTACAAGAACAGTAAGCACAAATAAACCACAAGCATAACACATACACCAATTCACTTCACCCATTTGCGTATCCAACATTACCTCCCATTCCAATTTCTCATTCACCGATAAAAACTTAATTCCATAATTTCCAATTTACACACACAACTTTGTTACTCTCACTGAACATAATCAACAAAAGTTACAAAACCCCGCGCAGTCTTGACACATCAGTAAATACCCAAActgttatttttacataaacccAGAAAAATAAAAGGCTATAAAACATCtttgtttctttcaaatttTACTGCTAACAAAATCTTGATTGACGTAGAACATAATTAtaagtaaattaaaaaataaacacaagAATAAAGGAAAGTAGTTGCCTTGAAAGTGGAAATGGCTTTATCGAAGGCTTTGATGAGAAGGGTATCATCCCATGCTTCGTCTCCTTgattctccatctctctcttttCAAGATTCTTCAGCTTTCTACTTCAAATTAAGGTGTGTGTATTACtgtgtgtgtttttgtttgGGCCTGGACCAGAAACTATTTAGGCCGGAGAAATTAAAGCCCGATCTAGTTGTAGTGCGAAGGTCCATGGGAACTTTTGTTGGCTTTTTTAGCCACGTTGACCTGTCAAATTTTACTTTGGCGTTATTGGGAAGATCCTTCGTCCTTCGTCTAGGTTCGATAGAGGTCTTAGATCAATGttaataatttctaaatttaataaaaaataatatttttatcatccAAATTTAGAAATAATCTTGAATATAATTGTTCATTAATCATTAACATATTTAAATGGTCTTAAACGATATTATTAACTGATGAttgatatttttgaattttaacaaTTATTTAGATCATTATTTTTCTTATGAGATATATTATAGAACATTCCTTCGATTTATAACAATAATTGttccaaattttgattataccgattatgttacaaaatataaattattggtTGTCGgatgttaaaaaatattataaagcaAAAAGAATATTGAGTTAGATGACTTAATAaccaataaattataattattttatatttatgcaCTAAATAAGTTATGACCCGTTTGGATACAAAAATAAAGTTGGATTTAAATTTCATATGAAATTCATACAGGACAttcaaatataagtataaaatttaaaatttaaaatgacaactcagattatgttttttaaaattataattctgaGATGAAATAAATGTTCTTATAAGCAATCTTACATCATTTAAAAGTGAATAGAATAAACTATATGTGAATTTTCAAAATGATTAtttacttataagttttttcccaaaatattatgtgtacttataaataattatattgcttTGATTGGTCACatatgttaataatattataaataacgaTGCGTAGATAGCAAGTAAGTTGTATCACACGCGTTGAAGTATTACCATTGACGttaatatgtttaatgataataaatatgaaggtgttctaaaattttataaattactacATATGAATGCAGAAAATTCTTTTTTATGCGATTCGAGAGTGAGCATTTGTatgattttctaaaatttaaaacaagaaaAGCCGAGACAAAAAAGCTCAAAATTTATTCCAACACATTTTTTATTCACTAAAGGTCAGTAACAAGAAATTTGTATGAAATATTCGCATATAGCACCTTTATACCACGACTGACGTATAGAACACCCGTCAGCCTTGTGAACAACAGGTGATTGATGCTTTTATGATGCATAGATCCTTGCACATGGATTCAGAAATCCTTTTCAATATAATTCAAGAATGAGCAtttatgtgaatttttttttaaatctaaaaaCAAATAAGTTGGAACAGTATATATAACATATGTTTTATTCGCTCGGGCTCAATAGCGACAAACTTGTACGAAACATTCTCATATAAGACATTTATACCACGATTGACGTAATGAGCATATGTCAGCCCTATAAACGAATGATTGACGCTTTTATGATGCATTGATTCATGTTCACTAGTTGCAGAATCCATAACATACGGGATTATTCACAGAAGTAGcactttttttacttttgaccAATAATGAAATatgatattttcaaatttcttgttGCATTTGTTAATAGTCGAATGCGTTTCATGTTTATTTGATATATCTCAATCCTCACTGTATATGTCTGTTCATATATGTCaaataatacataatttaaGATATCATTCTTTGATATTACAGAAGAAATAGACTCAGTGATAGACATCATTAAATTGCAACATCTCATAATTATTTGCCcatatcaaaaaataaacacgtgaaagatTTTTGTATTTAAAAGAAATTGTGTTCAGATACAAATAATAAGTTCATCAAATCGAGCGTTCTTATTATCCAAGTTCACCCATTCCCGttttccaaataaaaaaatgaaagataGAGTGCGGCTGATTCAAATGAAGTGAAAACATACAGGAGAAATGTCATTATTAAAATGATTCATTTTGCTGATCATATgaagaatataatttttcaggattttttttttctcatgaGAAACAAGAATGTGCATATGAATAAATGAGTACTATGTTAAACAACATGCtatgatt
This region includes:
- the LOC108206678 gene encoding uncharacterized protein LOC108206678; this encodes MENQGDEAWDDTLLIKAFDKAISTFKAMHGKEGQKSTSTGGEDVGSEEQDTAALVSGSNEVPRDLETNVSTVSSKLETKGAVNLPQENISLLGKDGQSLQHEDGQNLHNGYSNTQYTEDYNHLLSQYYEVEEQRQKILNQLYQYGSWDYGGYDSSMQWGTNSASQEHQVPAQASCPTDTVVQRDRTSASQDNQVLKPQPQSSAAAHPCCSCICPCMLGPCTSLPACTSGTCAGEFGHNTSALSYNANSSSIGKDDLVNTALGAADRALSALKFKASGDANTSKDEEMKLETDIGKSAQSCSSKTDLSVVFNAWYSAGFYTCKYLMEQSAAKERQS